The Streptomyces sp. NBC_01244 genome contains a region encoding:
- a CDS encoding TOBE domain-containing protein, with the protein MESYTIGQAARLLGVSVDTARRWADAERFPTRRDGTRRMVDGPDLAAFCVEVAQEGGEGEGAPYTSARNAFPGIVTGVKLGTVDAQVEIQAGPHRVVSLLTREAVEELGLEVGARATARVKSTSVFIDRA; encoded by the coding sequence ATGGAGTCCTACACGATCGGCCAGGCGGCCCGGCTGCTCGGCGTCAGCGTAGACACGGCCCGGCGGTGGGCCGACGCGGAACGGTTCCCGACGCGTCGGGACGGTACCCGTCGGATGGTCGACGGGCCGGACCTGGCGGCGTTCTGCGTGGAGGTCGCGCAGGAGGGCGGCGAAGGCGAGGGGGCCCCGTACACCTCGGCACGCAACGCCTTCCCCGGCATCGTGACGGGCGTGAAACTGGGCACGGTCGACGCACAGGTGGAGATCCAGGCCGGACCGCACCGCGTCGTGTCGCTGCTGACCCGGGAGGCCGTGGAGGAACTCGGCCTGGAGGTCGGGGCGAGGGCGACGGCTCGGGTGAAGTCCACGAGCGTCTTCATCGACCGCGCCTGA
- a CDS encoding GAF domain-containing protein, translated as MTYYESTGHLLLTPVDREAPARVLRLRELGLGERVDGELDAFARRVADELAAPYAGINFISEERQFFAGLHHAADAPASGYPARTLPRDHGYCPHVVVRRRALVLEDVRDFARFAGNAVVDESGVRSYAGAPLTDRRGIVLGTVCAVDVVPRRWGLAGLAAVKALAAELVDLVHHREDLAARG; from the coding sequence ATGACCTACTACGAATCGACCGGACACCTGCTGCTCACACCGGTGGACCGGGAGGCCCCCGCACGCGTGCTGAGACTGCGTGAACTGGGGCTGGGGGAGCGGGTGGACGGTGAACTGGACGCGTTCGCCCGGCGGGTCGCGGACGAGCTCGCCGCGCCGTACGCCGGTATCAACTTCATCAGCGAGGAACGCCAGTTCTTCGCCGGCCTGCACCACGCCGCCGACGCCCCGGCGAGCGGCTATCCGGCGCGGACGCTCCCCCGGGACCACGGGTACTGCCCGCACGTGGTGGTACGGCGGCGCGCGCTGGTGCTGGAGGACGTACGGGACTTCGCGCGCTTCGCGGGCAACGCCGTCGTGGACGAGAGCGGGGTGCGTTCCTACGCGGGCGCGCCGCTGACCGACCGGCGCGGGATCGTCCTCGGGACGGTGTGCGCGGTGGACGTGGTGCCGAGGCGGTGGGGGCTGGCGGGGCTCGCGGCGGTGAAGGCGCTGGCGGCGGAGCTGGTGGACCTGGTGCACCACCGGGAGGACCTCGCGGCCCGCGGGTGA
- a CDS encoding transketolase family protein: MDTMRERFISVTSRALDEDPRLALVLAEITMDGFRPARDRHPDRVINVGIREQLLIGVGGGLALTGLRPVVHTFASFLVERPFEQVKLDFGHQGTGGVLVSASASYDWPAGGFTHMAPGDVALLDTLDGWTVHVPGHPDEAEALLRHAYAAGDDKVYVRLSAQSNTAARPITGPGFQTVREGRAGVVVAVGPLLDNVLAATEGTEVSVLYAPTVRPFDDAALRAAVGPGPADVVLVEPYLAGTSTAAANQALEAVPHRVLGLGVGRGELRRYGTIEEHTAAHGLDPAALRARISAFMTR; this comes from the coding sequence ATGGACACCATGCGCGAACGGTTCATTTCGGTCACGTCGCGGGCGCTCGACGAGGATCCCCGGCTGGCCCTCGTGCTGGCCGAGATCACCATGGACGGCTTCCGGCCCGCCCGGGACCGCCACCCGGACCGCGTGATCAACGTCGGCATCCGCGAACAGCTGCTGATCGGCGTGGGCGGCGGCCTGGCCCTCACCGGGCTGCGCCCGGTGGTGCACACCTTCGCCAGCTTCCTCGTGGAGCGGCCCTTCGAGCAGGTCAAGCTCGACTTCGGGCACCAGGGCACGGGCGGGGTGCTCGTCAGCGCGAGCGCGAGCTACGACTGGCCGGCCGGCGGGTTCACCCACATGGCTCCGGGTGACGTGGCCCTGCTGGACACCCTGGACGGCTGGACCGTGCACGTCCCGGGCCATCCGGACGAGGCCGAGGCGCTACTGCGCCACGCCTACGCCGCCGGGGACGACAAGGTCTACGTACGGCTCTCCGCGCAGTCGAACACGGCGGCCCGCCCCATCACGGGCCCGGGGTTCCAGACCGTACGGGAGGGCCGTGCGGGCGTCGTCGTGGCCGTCGGGCCGCTGCTCGACAACGTCCTCGCCGCGACCGAGGGCACGGAGGTGAGCGTGCTGTACGCGCCGACCGTACGGCCCTTCGACGACGCGGCACTGCGCGCAGCCGTCGGGCCCGGCCCGGCCGACGTGGTGCTGGTCGAGCCGTACCTGGCCGGGACCTCCACGGCTGCCGCGAACCAGGCACTCGAAGCGGTGCCGCACCGGGTGCTCGGCCTCGGGGTCGGCCGCGGCGAGCTGCGCCGCTACGGCACGATCGAGGAGCACACGGCGGCCCACGGACTCGACCCGGCCGCGCTGCGCGCGCGGATCTCCGCCTTCATGACGAGGTGA
- a CDS encoding LysR family transcriptional regulator ArgP, with protein MDELPVDQVRTLLAVIDEGTFDAAAAALHVTPSAVSQRVKALEQRTGRVLLMRTKPVRATESGEVVVRFGRQLVRLERDARAELGMAEGLGPVRLPIAVNADSLATWLLPALAGVPQDPPVCFELHREDEAHATELLRDGRVMAAVTSQPAPVAGCTVRRLGVARYLPVASPAFAARHLREAVERDLRGAPVVVFDRLDLFQDEFVRLVTGDAGARASEVRHYVPTSEGFCDAVVAGLGWAMLPQAQAGPRVESGELVVIAPGRTLDVPLYWQQWKLESPALSTVAEAIARAAAAALD; from the coding sequence ATGGATGAGCTGCCTGTCGACCAGGTACGGACCCTGCTCGCGGTGATCGACGAGGGCACCTTCGACGCGGCGGCCGCCGCCCTGCACGTGACCCCCTCCGCCGTCAGTCAACGCGTCAAAGCCCTGGAGCAGCGGACCGGGCGGGTGCTGCTGATGCGCACCAAGCCCGTACGGGCGACCGAGTCCGGGGAGGTCGTCGTGCGCTTCGGCCGACAGCTCGTCCGGCTGGAGCGCGACGCGCGGGCCGAGCTCGGCATGGCCGAGGGCCTGGGGCCGGTACGGCTGCCGATCGCGGTCAACGCGGACTCGCTGGCCACGTGGCTGCTGCCCGCGCTGGCGGGGGTGCCGCAGGATCCGCCGGTCTGCTTCGAACTGCACCGGGAGGACGAGGCGCACGCGACCGAACTGCTGCGGGACGGACGCGTGATGGCGGCGGTCACCTCACAGCCGGCGCCCGTGGCGGGGTGCACGGTGCGCAGGCTGGGGGTCGCGCGGTACCTGCCGGTGGCGAGCCCGGCCTTCGCGGCGCGGCACCTGCGGGAGGCGGTGGAGCGGGACCTCCGCGGGGCGCCGGTCGTCGTGTTCGACCGGCTGGACCTGTTCCAGGACGAGTTCGTGCGGCTGGTGACGGGGGACGCGGGCGCCAGGGCCTCGGAGGTCCGCCACTACGTGCCGACGTCGGAGGGGTTCTGCGATGCGGTGGTCGCCGGGCTGGGCTGGGCGATGCTGCCGCAGGCACAGGCCGGCCCACGGGTGGAGTCGGGGGAGCTGGTGGTGATCGCGCCGGGGCGGACCCTGGACGTACCGCTGTACTGGCAGCAGTGGAAGCTGGAATCGCCCGCCCTGTCGACGGTCGCGGAGGCGATCGCGCGGGCGGCCGCGGCGGCGCTCGACTAG
- a CDS encoding chitosanase, whose translation MFTPHRKRLAVSTLLGAALLAVPVTAHATASATTAAPAAAQVSAAAVGLDDPAKKDIAMQIVSSAENSSLNWKAQYKYIEDIDDGRGYTAGIIGFCSGTHDMLELVEYYTQIKPGNVLAKYLPALRKVDGSDSHAGLDPNFTKDWVKAASDSVFKKAQDHERDRVYFNPAVSRGKSDGVGVLGQFTYYDAIVMHGDGDDSTSFRNIRKRALTKAKPPAQGGNETTWLNAFLDARVWAMKQEEAHSDTSRVDTAQRVWLKKGNLNLNTPLDWKVYGDPFHIG comes from the coding sequence GTGTTCACCCCCCACCGCAAGCGGCTGGCCGTAAGTACCCTGCTCGGCGCCGCCCTTCTCGCCGTGCCCGTCACCGCCCACGCGACCGCCTCCGCCACCACTGCGGCACCGGCCGCCGCGCAGGTGTCGGCCGCCGCCGTCGGACTCGACGACCCGGCGAAGAAGGACATCGCCATGCAGATCGTCTCCAGTGCGGAGAACTCCTCGCTGAACTGGAAGGCGCAGTACAAGTACATCGAGGACATAGACGACGGCCGCGGCTACACGGCCGGCATCATCGGCTTCTGTTCCGGCACCCACGACATGCTCGAACTCGTCGAGTACTACACGCAGATCAAGCCGGGCAACGTCCTCGCCAAGTACCTCCCCGCCCTGCGGAAGGTCGACGGCAGCGATTCGCACGCCGGCCTCGACCCCAACTTCACCAAGGACTGGGTGAAGGCGGCCTCCGACTCCGTTTTCAAGAAGGCCCAGGACCACGAGCGCGACCGGGTCTACTTCAACCCGGCAGTGAGCCGGGGCAAGTCCGACGGCGTCGGCGTGCTCGGCCAGTTCACCTACTACGACGCCATCGTCATGCACGGCGACGGCGACGACTCCACCAGCTTCCGCAACATCCGCAAGCGCGCCCTCACCAAGGCCAAGCCCCCGGCCCAGGGCGGCAACGAGACCACCTGGCTCAACGCCTTCCTCGACGCCCGGGTCTGGGCGATGAAGCAGGAGGAGGCGCACAGCGACACCAGCCGGGTCGACACGGCCCAGCGGGTATGGCTCAAGAAGGGCAACCTCAACCTCAACACCCCCCTGGACTGGAAGGTTTACGGGGACCCGTTCCACATCGGCTGA
- a CDS encoding NUDIX hydrolase — protein sequence MPDQPASPPPSSPPPSPPYGDSVRAYYAAQPSPLVAATGIVLDPRGRVLVLTTSYKAELELPGGGVEDTETPEEGLARELKEELDLSVPVGRLLAVDSRPPGPLGRSLVVHVHLVGPLAPEEISAMSFPDGEVTEARWLTPDEAYEALGSRKASRLRAALAALYSGSLAHLIDGVPQPGSPAGLDPARRAELEHAGAFDTAGHRAARPKALTAASVLFTDAAGGVLLVRPAYGDPDHWNLPGGGIDSDLGEIPRAAARREVLEELALDLAPGALLAVNWSHRSGYPARVRFLYDGGTLDAATLARIRLPETELLEWRAVLPADLRRFTKPALRRQIEACLTARAAAVGPLELHAGRRVDQLRRAE from the coding sequence GTGCCGGATCAGCCCGCGTCCCCGCCGCCCTCGTCCCCGCCACCCTCGCCCCCGTACGGCGACTCGGTCCGCGCCTACTACGCCGCCCAGCCCTCCCCCCTCGTGGCCGCCACCGGGATCGTGCTGGACCCGCGCGGGCGGGTCCTCGTCCTCACCACCTCGTACAAGGCGGAGTTGGAGCTCCCCGGCGGGGGCGTGGAGGACACCGAAACCCCGGAGGAGGGGCTGGCCCGCGAGCTGAAGGAAGAGCTGGACCTGAGCGTGCCGGTCGGGCGGCTGCTCGCCGTGGACTCCCGCCCACCGGGGCCCCTCGGCCGCTCTCTCGTCGTCCACGTCCACCTCGTCGGACCACTCGCGCCCGAAGAGATCTCGGCGATGTCCTTCCCCGACGGGGAGGTCACCGAGGCGCGCTGGCTCACCCCGGACGAGGCCTACGAGGCCCTGGGCAGCCGGAAGGCGTCCCGCCTGCGCGCCGCCCTGGCAGCCCTGTACTCCGGCTCCCTCGCCCACCTGATCGACGGGGTACCGCAGCCCGGCTCCCCCGCCGGCCTGGACCCGGCCCGCCGGGCGGAGCTGGAACACGCGGGCGCCTTCGACACCGCCGGCCACCGCGCCGCCCGCCCCAAGGCCCTCACGGCGGCGAGCGTGCTGTTCACCGACGCCGCGGGCGGGGTCCTGCTGGTGCGGCCCGCGTACGGGGATCCCGACCACTGGAACCTGCCCGGCGGCGGCATCGACAGCGACCTCGGCGAGATCCCGCGCGCCGCGGCCCGCCGGGAGGTCCTCGAGGAGCTCGCCCTCGACCTCGCACCCGGCGCGCTGCTCGCCGTCAACTGGTCCCACCGGTCCGGCTATCCGGCCCGGGTCCGCTTCCTCTACGACGGCGGCACCCTGGACGCCGCCACCCTGGCCCGGATCCGGCTGCCCGAGACGGAGCTCCTCGAATGGCGCGCGGTCCTCCCGGCCGACCTGCGCCGCTTCACCAAACCGGCGCTCCGCCGCCAGATCGAAGCCTGCCTCACCGCCCGCGCCGCGGCCGTCGGCCCCCTCGAACTGCACGCCGGCCGGCGGGTGGATCAGCTCAGAAGAGCTGAGTGA
- a CDS encoding GNAT family N-acetyltransferase, producing MQQVDADEAATAELTGERVRLEPLEIRHHDGLCEAVRDGSLWELAVTIVPHPDDVRGFIEDAVAARAAGTQIPYATVDAATGRVIGSTRLMVINTANRRLEIGWTFLAASWQRSGANAEAKLLMLTHAFEAMGMNRVELLTDVRNEKSRAAITRIGAKHEGVLRHHMVMRDGWIRDTAVYSITRPEWPDVKRGLLDRLAARTAGRSES from the coding sequence ATGCAGCAGGTGGACGCGGACGAGGCGGCGACGGCGGAGCTGACCGGGGAGCGGGTGCGGCTGGAGCCGCTGGAGATCCGCCACCACGACGGCCTGTGCGAGGCGGTCCGCGACGGCAGTCTGTGGGAGCTCGCGGTGACGATCGTCCCGCACCCGGACGATGTCCGGGGCTTCATCGAGGACGCGGTCGCGGCACGGGCGGCAGGCACGCAGATCCCGTACGCGACCGTGGACGCGGCGACGGGCCGGGTCATCGGGTCCACCCGGCTGATGGTGATCAACACGGCGAACCGGCGGCTGGAGATCGGCTGGACCTTCCTCGCCGCGTCCTGGCAGCGGAGCGGTGCGAACGCCGAGGCGAAGCTGCTGATGCTGACGCACGCCTTCGAGGCGATGGGGATGAACCGGGTCGAGCTGCTCACGGACGTGCGGAACGAGAAGTCGCGGGCGGCGATCACCCGGATCGGTGCGAAGCACGAGGGCGTACTGCGCCACCACATGGTCATGCGGGACGGCTGGATCCGCGATACGGCGGTCTACAGCATCACGCGCCCGGAGTGGCCGGACGTGAAGCGGGGCCTCCTGGACCGCCTGGCGGCTCGGACCGCCGGCCGCTCCGAAAGCTGA
- a CDS encoding RNA polymerase sigma factor, with product MNQRFPWPDERLIRAAQDGDVTSLTTVVMESQPHVRKFALSLCASPQDAEDAAQEALIILYRKIGTLRATGALASWMFRIVRNECLRQIRLLSARSEEPPTRPASAEPSAEDAVLHRLEAERIAAALSALPRDQRQVLILRDVRGLPGKSVADALGLSTAAMKSRLHRARAALRHSLEAIDPSAEGDPRR from the coding sequence ATGAACCAACGCTTCCCCTGGCCGGACGAGCGGCTGATCAGGGCCGCTCAGGACGGCGACGTCACGTCACTCACCACCGTGGTCATGGAATCGCAGCCCCATGTGCGCAAGTTCGCCCTGTCGCTCTGCGCCTCGCCGCAGGACGCGGAGGACGCGGCGCAGGAGGCCCTGATCATCCTCTACCGGAAGATCGGCACCTTGCGGGCCACCGGCGCCCTCGCCTCGTGGATGTTCCGGATCGTGCGCAACGAATGCCTCCGGCAGATACGGCTGCTCTCCGCGCGGAGCGAGGAACCGCCGACCCGGCCGGCGTCCGCGGAACCGTCCGCCGAGGACGCCGTGCTGCACAGGCTGGAGGCCGAGCGGATCGCGGCCGCGCTCAGCGCCCTCCCCCGCGACCAGCGGCAGGTCCTGATCCTGCGCGACGTCCGGGGCCTGCCGGGCAAGTCCGTCGCCGATGCGCTCGGCCTGAGCACCGCCGCGATGAAATCGCGGCTGCACCGAGCGCGCGCGGCACTGCGCCACTCATTGGAAGCGATCGACCCATCAGCCGAAGGAGACCCACGACGGTGA
- a CDS encoding transketolase, with translation MTPTAPADTRFRYEDLGGLMALMTGAEKHGPAATSTLDALWALYDRVLRVGPASAGDPGRDRFLLSKGHGPMAYYAVLAAKGFFPVAWLSGFGAYDSPLGHHPDRTLIPGVEIGSGSLGHGLPLAVGSALGLRAQGLTDPAVWVLIGDAELDEGSNHEAIAYAGSAGLERLHTIVIDNDSATHGWRGGIASRFEAAGWSAVTVDGRDHAALHTAYTTPHPGRPHAVVARVEKKQ, from the coding sequence ATGACACCGACAGCACCCGCGGACACCCGCTTCCGCTACGAAGACCTGGGGGGCCTCATGGCCCTCATGACCGGGGCCGAGAAGCACGGTCCCGCCGCCACCTCCACGCTCGACGCCCTGTGGGCGCTCTACGACCGGGTCCTGCGGGTCGGGCCCGCCAGCGCCGGGGATCCGGGACGGGACCGGTTCCTGCTGTCGAAGGGGCACGGGCCGATGGCCTACTACGCCGTGCTCGCGGCCAAGGGGTTCTTCCCCGTCGCCTGGCTCAGCGGGTTCGGCGCGTACGACTCGCCCCTCGGGCACCACCCCGACCGCACCTTGATCCCCGGCGTGGAGATCGGCAGCGGCTCCCTCGGACACGGGCTGCCGCTCGCCGTCGGGAGCGCGCTCGGACTGCGGGCCCAAGGGCTCACCGACCCGGCCGTGTGGGTGCTGATCGGGGACGCCGAGCTGGACGAGGGAAGCAACCACGAGGCGATCGCGTACGCCGGCTCGGCCGGTCTGGAGCGTTTGCACACGATCGTGATCGACAACGACTCCGCGACCCACGGCTGGCGGGGCGGCATCGCCTCCCGCTTCGAGGCGGCCGGCTGGTCGGCGGTCACCGTGGACGGCCGGGACCACGCGGCGCTGCACACGGCGTACACCACACCTCATCCGGGCCGGCCGCACGCCGTGGTCGCCCGGGTCGAGAAGAAGCAGTGA
- a CDS encoding ArsR/SmtB family transcription factor → MADELFRALADPTRRTILDELAEKSGQTLFEICSRLTMKHRLGISRQGVSQHLAVLEAAGLVETRREGRYKFHDLNTAPLRQIAERWRIPDPSGPEESTP, encoded by the coding sequence GTGGCCGACGAACTCTTCAGAGCCTTGGCCGACCCGACCCGCCGCACCATCCTCGACGAGCTCGCGGAGAAGTCCGGGCAGACACTGTTCGAGATCTGCTCGCGGCTGACGATGAAGCACCGGCTCGGCATCTCGCGCCAAGGCGTCTCCCAGCACCTCGCCGTGCTGGAGGCCGCAGGACTCGTCGAGACACGGCGGGAGGGCCGGTACAAGTTCCACGACCTGAACACGGCCCCGCTGCGGCAGATCGCCGAGCGGTGGCGCATCCCCGACCCGTCCGGACCGGAAGAGAGCACCCCATGA
- a CDS encoding methyltransferase domain-containing protein — protein sequence MAVLVIGDAPTAAIEAAGLRIHACRNDADDPLPVTLTGIDAVVLSPGATPAALPLVGPALAAEVPVLALGEGARLLTEAAGATRGAGGDSTDPVLGGGSAPHGFRVGASAWGLPVPGEADRELLRRFAELVAGRAETTATRTFFTPRAAAWEERFAYQTPAYEAAVARMRLRPGQRALDLGCGSGRALPALRALVGAAGTVIGVDLTHAMLTAAARAGHGGPARLLLADCGRLPLPAGAVHGIFAAGLLDHLPHPGAALREWARVTAPGGELLLFHPSGRAERAARHGRAVSPDEPGDFTAEPNLRPALEAAGWHVATYEDAPTHFLTRATR from the coding sequence ATGGCCGTCCTCGTCATCGGAGACGCACCCACCGCCGCCATCGAGGCGGCCGGGCTACGGATCCACGCGTGCCGGAACGACGCCGACGACCCCCTGCCGGTCACCCTCACCGGGATCGACGCCGTGGTCCTCTCCCCGGGCGCCACCCCTGCCGCCCTCCCCCTCGTCGGGCCCGCGCTGGCCGCCGAAGTGCCCGTCCTCGCGCTGGGCGAAGGGGCCCGGCTGCTCACGGAGGCGGCGGGTGCGACGCGCGGCGCCGGGGGCGACAGCACCGACCCGGTGCTCGGCGGCGGCTCCGCGCCGCACGGCTTCCGCGTGGGCGCCAGCGCCTGGGGGCTGCCCGTCCCCGGCGAGGCCGACCGCGAACTGCTGCGCCGCTTCGCGGAGCTGGTCGCCGGGCGGGCCGAAACCACCGCCACCCGAACCTTCTTCACGCCCCGGGCCGCCGCCTGGGAGGAGCGGTTCGCGTACCAGACCCCGGCCTACGAGGCCGCCGTCGCCCGGATGCGGCTGCGCCCCGGGCAGCGCGCCCTCGACCTGGGCTGCGGCAGCGGCCGCGCCCTGCCCGCGCTGCGGGCCCTGGTCGGAGCCGCCGGCACGGTCATCGGCGTCGACCTCACGCACGCCATGCTCACGGCCGCCGCCCGCGCGGGCCACGGCGGCCCGGCGCGGCTGCTGCTCGCCGACTGCGGGCGGCTCCCGCTGCCGGCCGGCGCCGTCCACGGCATCTTCGCCGCCGGGCTCCTGGACCACCTGCCGCATCCCGGCGCCGCCCTGCGCGAGTGGGCCCGGGTCACCGCCCCCGGCGGGGAGTTGCTCCTCTTCCACCCCTCCGGCCGTGCCGAGCGCGCGGCCCGCCACGGCCGCGCCGTCAGCCCCGACGAGCCCGGCGACTTCACCGCCGAACCGAACCTCCGACCGGCCCTCGAAGCGGCGGGCTGGCACGTGGCCACGTACGAGGACGCCCCCACCCACTTCCTGACCCGCGCCACCCGCTGA
- the corA gene encoding magnesium/cobalt transporter CorA → MFSNLRRVVRRSYRRAVDLSHPVRSPLGSAVVNCIVYREGVRQDGHGHADVGEALRRVRKTGEGFVWVGLHEPSQEELAGLAELLGLHPLAVGDAVQAHQRPKIERYDETLFAVFKTVRYVEHEELTANSEVVETGELMAFAGNDFVITIRHGGRGTLGSVREELEAFPEHLAKGPVAVLHALADHVVDEYVAVTDAVQNDIDAVETMVFSEHGGRGDAGRIYQLKRELLELRRAVAPLGRPLQQLSTLPIAVIPPEMRTYFRDVADHLTRATDQISAYDTLLDSILQAHLAQVTVAQNEDMRKITAWAAIIAVPTMVCGVYGMNFEHMPELHWTYGYPLVLGVMVVACFVIHRGFRRNGWL, encoded by the coding sequence ATGTTCAGCAACCTGCGCCGGGTCGTGCGCCGCAGCTACCGGCGGGCCGTCGACCTCAGTCACCCGGTCCGCTCCCCGCTCGGCAGTGCCGTCGTCAACTGCATCGTGTACCGGGAGGGCGTGCGCCAGGACGGCCACGGCCACGCCGATGTCGGCGAGGCGCTGCGCCGGGTCCGCAAGACGGGCGAGGGTTTCGTCTGGGTCGGCCTGCACGAGCCCTCGCAGGAGGAGCTGGCCGGGCTCGCCGAGTTGCTGGGCCTGCACCCGCTCGCCGTCGGGGACGCGGTCCAGGCCCACCAGCGGCCCAAGATCGAGCGCTACGACGAGACCCTCTTCGCCGTGTTCAAGACGGTGCGGTACGTGGAGCACGAGGAGCTGACCGCGAACAGCGAGGTGGTGGAGACCGGCGAACTCATGGCCTTCGCCGGCAACGACTTCGTCATCACCATCCGGCACGGCGGCCGGGGCACCCTCGGGTCGGTCCGCGAGGAGTTGGAGGCCTTCCCCGAGCACCTGGCCAAGGGGCCGGTCGCCGTCCTGCACGCGCTGGCCGACCACGTGGTCGACGAGTACGTGGCGGTCACGGACGCGGTGCAGAACGACATAGACGCCGTCGAGACCATGGTCTTCAGCGAGCACGGGGGCCGCGGGGACGCCGGCCGGATCTACCAGCTCAAGCGCGAACTGCTGGAACTGCGCCGGGCGGTGGCCCCGCTGGGCCGGCCGCTCCAGCAGCTGAGCACCCTGCCCATTGCGGTCATCCCGCCGGAGATGCGCACCTACTTCCGGGACGTCGCCGACCATCTGACCCGCGCCACCGACCAGATCAGTGCGTACGACACCCTCCTCGACTCGATACTGCAGGCCCATCTCGCGCAGGTGACCGTCGCCCAGAACGAGGACATGCGCAAGATCACCGCGTGGGCGGCGATCATCGCCGTCCCGACGATGGTCTGCGGGGTCTACGGCATGAACTTCGAGCACATGCCCGAACTGCACTGGACCTACGGGTATCCCCTCGTGCTCGGGGTGATGGTCGTCGCGTGCTTCGTCATCCACCGGGGCTTCCGGCGCAACGGCTGGCTCTGA
- a CDS encoding MmcQ/YjbR family DNA-binding protein, with amino-acid sequence MATTAEDVRRIALSLPDSSEKPAWGMPTFRVGGGASGKSGKIFAALADDDTSIGVKCPQEDRAELIEAEPEKFFIRPGHDDNYAWLRVRLAAVEDAAELRSILTDSWRQAAPKRLVAAHPDLDRPAPKGPVTSS; translated from the coding sequence ATGGCCACGACGGCGGAGGACGTCCGGAGGATCGCGCTGTCGCTCCCGGACAGCAGCGAAAAGCCGGCCTGGGGCATGCCCACCTTCAGGGTGGGCGGCGGGGCGAGCGGGAAGAGCGGGAAGATCTTCGCGGCGCTGGCCGACGACGACACGTCGATCGGGGTGAAGTGCCCCCAGGAGGACCGCGCCGAGCTGATCGAGGCGGAGCCGGAGAAGTTCTTCATACGGCCCGGTCACGACGACAACTACGCGTGGCTCCGGGTCCGGCTCGCGGCGGTGGAGGACGCGGCGGAGCTCCGTTCGATCCTGACCGACTCCTGGCGCCAGGCGGCTCCCAAGCGCCTGGTGGCGGCCCATCCGGACCTGGACCGCCCCGCGCCGAAGGGGCCGGTCACCTCGTCATGA
- a CDS encoding VOC family protein, producing MKIHLTSVFVDDQAKALRFYTEILGFVKKHDVPLGGPDRWLTVVSPDEPGGTELLLEPAGHPAARTYRDALVEDGIPLAQFAVDDVKAEYERLRGLGVRFTQEPLEMGPVTTAVFDDTCGNLIQLATEPK from the coding sequence ATGAAGATCCACCTGACCAGCGTCTTCGTCGACGACCAGGCCAAGGCCCTGCGCTTCTACACCGAGATCCTCGGCTTCGTGAAGAAGCACGACGTCCCGCTGGGCGGGCCGGACCGGTGGCTGACCGTGGTCTCGCCCGACGAGCCCGGCGGCACCGAACTGCTCCTCGAGCCCGCCGGTCACCCGGCCGCCAGGACCTACCGCGACGCGCTCGTCGAGGACGGCATCCCGCTCGCCCAGTTCGCCGTCGACGACGTCAAGGCGGAGTACGAGCGCCTGCGCGGCCTCGGCGTCCGCTTCACGCAGGAGCCGCTGGAGATGGGTCCCGTCACGACGGCCGTCTTCGACGACACCTGCGGCAACCTGATCCAGCTCGCGACCGAGCCGAAGTAG
- a CDS encoding LysE/ArgO family amino acid transporter: protein MTHGIIAAALAGFGTGLSLIVAIGAQNAFVLRQGVRRQSVLAVVAICALSDAALIALGVAGVGAFVTAWPPALTLVGLVGGVFLIGYGALAARRVLRPDPGAALAGDSTGRAAGSATTRRAVLTCLAMTWLNPHVYLDTVLLLGSIAAGRGDLRWAFGAGAVLASLTWFGALGYGARLLSGPLGKPSAWRALDGLVAATMVTMGGLLLARA, encoded by the coding sequence ATGACACACGGCATCATCGCGGCGGCCCTCGCCGGCTTCGGCACCGGACTTTCCCTCATCGTCGCCATCGGCGCCCAGAACGCCTTCGTCCTGCGCCAGGGCGTACGCCGCCAGTCGGTCCTCGCCGTGGTCGCCATCTGCGCGCTCTCGGACGCGGCACTCATCGCCCTCGGCGTGGCCGGCGTCGGCGCGTTCGTCACCGCCTGGCCGCCCGCCCTCACCCTCGTCGGCCTCGTCGGCGGCGTCTTCCTGATCGGCTACGGAGCCCTCGCCGCCCGCCGGGTGCTGCGCCCCGACCCGGGCGCCGCCCTCGCCGGGGACTCCACCGGCAGGGCCGCCGGCTCCGCCACCACCCGGCGCGCCGTGCTGACCTGCCTGGCCATGACCTGGCTCAACCCGCACGTGTACCTCGACACCGTGCTGCTGCTCGGGTCCATCGCCGCCGGCCGCGGCGACCTGCGCTGGGCCTTCGGCGCCGGGGCCGTCCTGGCGAGCCTCACCTGGTTCGGCGCGCTCGGCTACGGCGCCCGGCTGCTCAGCGGCCCGCTCGGCAAGCCCTCGGCCTGGCGGGCACTGGACGGGCTCGTCGCGGCGACCATGGTCACGATGGGCGGCCTGCTCCTCGCCCGGGCCTGA